From a region of the Labrus mixtus chromosome 5, fLabMix1.1, whole genome shotgun sequence genome:
- the rab11fip1a gene encoding rab11 family-interacting protein 1 isoform X1: MSLADQSQQWFPTSVQVTVHQGRNLRAKGKNGTNDAYAIMQVAKDKFSTSVAEKSVAPVWKEEASFDLPLFHPGNAERCTLHIIVMHRAHVGLDKFLGQAVVNLLDLHDNNSRKKTDWFKLVDKSGKEDKARGEVLLDIIFMRNNMSASMFDLSMQDKPRSRISKLKDKVRGKKKDGFSDSASAIVPSVSQVLTDSEGEPDAQSLNQIPGTKKKSKLKTLFAPKSNLQRNVSQSMSTLGTLPEKNSSLSGSRSSGLNVDSPEGKKKFKFLGHKRSGSSDSKVSQGPFSLLGRNKQSNSDLNNLCINGSHVYTEEESKSGSTLSLNSSGQGSAEDVRNHTSEFSVDALRSAPVPSILIESTDKSMLEQRRHLEEEERRQAEERRIAEAKRLEEEEKYKAAAKRVKEEEEHRLQEVQERKRRFLEDEAKRKKQEQEEELRMREAAEKQKLEEERRKADEQKRQEEASMSDRLSSLFGIIKKKEEKKEEVPQLVKEELPSVPNAYTNHPLSNNSTNPFQDISLSSDPQVGINESPADHLKSNSNPQPPSAMVFHNRNAKVSAVKPRSPQSLESEPTDSQFPSQPSPSPATSEPTLSSVPSDSPDTVFNLDSSFNSPNLSESLSGSPCGSTEDWSSVGSSPTMADKKKRAPLPPSHGTQTGGNRLPIRELKNPAYVDVDGLPQGNKLTLPLPDYETLFPQKRHGVQGTTQWDHLIAEVSQKNREPLPELVGPEMSVDGPQEPEFNRRSSHTQESPAMILYQAHETKPVSSKKGAAPAPPKSVALAPPRSVTDSSQRQTQNTSHQPLMKPNQSPVPLSVNIDVSSRESLSSMPRDGARKVLSPSPAALSSTRPTSQIVSDRTPQDDQRQTKASVSKEPPTAKPRQRANDKETVRPEDSAVTPVVPDKNLSSNIETSLNMGRMDRKSGPTKENFAEFDPFPTTELFSKDPWAQPKQSKEVDLFAGGVKKDPKLEDRGITAEDLDNIFRKEKPTDQFAGFNGSDSNRHSENTEKDDPGFLRRNSSRRKQTPSPLSYFDNKTSKSVQEPAKIDNTSTATANGGLSTKDESVTPKLEADVKPPSSRYRGGDAFGADPFTLASSQPLSVVTEEPASQAGGVSRGKAPVKAWVSPSEVQSVNAQNSNGGGLALSARRPHPVKPMSSAEKNAFSSSTVKEIKDSTPGTIQVGDAVQSGPYTQLTQEELITLVVKQQTDLSRKDAKIVELEEYIDNLLVRVIDEKPTILQSLNAKPV, encoded by the exons TTGGTTCAAGCTGGTGGACAAAAGTGGAAAAGAGGACAAGGCGCGTGGGGAGGTGCTGCTGGATATAATCTTTATGAGAAACAACATGTCAGCTAGTATGTTTGACCTTTCTATGCAGGACAAACCGCGTTCCCGCATCTCCAAGCTGAAGGACAAAGTCCGGGGGAAGAAAAAAGATGGCTTCTCGGACTCTGCTTCAGCTATAGTTCCTTCTGTCAGCCAAGTTCTCACTGATAGTGAGGGAGAGCCTGATGCACAGTCACTCAATCAGATTCCAggaacaaagaagaaatcaaagcTCAAAACACTGTTTGCTCCCAAATCAAACTTGCAGCGTAATGTCTCTCAATCCATGTCTACACTGGGGACCCTTCCTGAGAAGAATTCATCTCTCAGTGGCAGCCGCTCGTCTGGTCTCAATGTGGACTCTCCTGAAG gaaaaaagaaattcaaattcCTGGGACATAAGCGGTCAGGCAGCTCTGACAGCAAGGTGTCCCAGGGTCCTTTCTCCCTGCTGGGTCGCAACAAGCAAAGCAACAGTGACCTGAACAACCTGTGCATCAACGGCAGCCatgtttacactgaagaggagtcCAAAAGTGGATCTACCCTCAGTCTGAACAGCTCTGGTCAAGGATCTGCAGAGGACGTCCGCAATCACACCTCTGAATTCTCTGTAGATGCCTTAAGGAGTGCTCCTGTTCCCTCCATACTGATAGAGTCCACAGATAAGTCAATGCTGGAGCAAAGGCGCCAtctagaggaggaggagagaagacagGCAGAAGAAAGGCGCATAGCAGAGGCCAAGAggctggaggaagaggagaaatacaaagCAGCAGCCAAAAGAGttaaggaggaagaggagcacagACTACAGGAGgtacaggagagaaagagacgcttCCTTGAGGATGAAGCCAAGAGGAAGAAACAGGAGCAAGAGGAAGAACTCAGGATGAGggaagcagcagaaaaacagaagcTTGAGGAGGAGCGTCGCAAAGCAGATGAGCAGAAACGACAGGAGGAGGCCTCCATGAGCGACAGACTGTCCTCTCTGTTTGGAATCAtcaaaaagaaggaagagaagaaagaagaagtcCCTCAGCTTGTTAAAGAGGAGCTGCCTTCAGTCCCTAATGCATACACTAATCATCCACTCTCCAACAACTCCACCAACCCATTTCAGGACATCTCCCTCAGCTCAGATCCCCAAGTCGGCATCAATGAAAGCCCAGCTGATCATctgaaatcaaacagcaaccCACAACCCCCCTCTGCCATGGTCTTCCACAACCGCAAtgctaaagtgtctgcagtcAAACCCAG ATCCCCTCAGTCTCTGGAGTCTGAACCTACTGACTCCCAATTCCCCAGTCAACCAAGTCCTTCCCCAGCCACCTCCGAGCCCACTCTCTCTAGTGTCCCGTCTGATTCCCCTGACACTGTCTTCAACCTAGACTCATCATTCAACTCCCCAAACTTAAGTGAAAGCCTGTCAGGTTCCCCCTGTGGCAGCACAGAGGATTGGTCCTCTGTGGGATCTTCACCCACCATGGCAGACAAGAAGAAAAGGGCCCCCCTGCCACCCTCACATGGCACCCAAACTGGAGGAAATCGCTTACCCATCAGAGAGCTCAAGAATCCTGCATATGTAGATGTAGATGGACTGCCACAAGGCAACAAGCTGACTCTACCACTTCCTGATTATGAAACCCTTTTTCCTCAGAAGAGACACGGAGTGCAAGGCACCACACAATGGGACCACTTAATTGCAGAGGTCAgccagaaaaacagagaacCCTTACCTGAGTTAGTTGGCCCAGAAATGAGCGTGGATGGCCCACAGGAGCCTGAATTCAATCGAAggtcttcacacacacaagagagtCCTGCTATGATTCTTTATCAGGCACATGAAACAAAACCTGTGTCTTCAAAAAAAGGAGCGGCCCCAGCCCCCCCTAAGTCAGTGGCACTTGCACCCCCTCGATCCGTCACAGATTCCAGTCAGAGACAGACCCAGAATACTTCTCACCAACCTCTCATGAAGCCTAATCAGTCTCCAGTACCACTATCTGTAAACATTGATGTTTCAAGCAGAGAAAGTCTTTCATCAATGCCCAGGGATGGAGCAAGGAAGGTGCTGTCCCCATCACCTGCAGCACTGAGTTCAACCAGACCAACCAGTCAAATAGTCTCGGACAGAACACCACAAGATGATCAAAGACAAACCAAAGCCAGTGTGAGCAAAGAGCCACCCACAGCCAAACCCAGACAGAGAGCTAATGACAAAGAGACAGTGAGGCCAGAGGATTCTGCTGTGACTCCAGTAGTCCCTGACAAAAATCTGAGCAGTAATATTGAGACTAGCCTAAATATGGGCAGGATGGACAGAAAGAGCGGTCCGACAAAGGAGAACTTTGCAGAGTTCGACCCATTCCCCACTACTGAGCTTTTCTCCAAAGACCCATGGGCACAGCCAAAGCAGAGCAAAGAAGTTGATCTTTTTGCTGGTGGTGTTAAAAAAGACCCAAAACTTGAAGATCGtggaataacagcagaggatcttgataacatttttagaaaaGAGAAACCAACAGATCAGTTTGCTGGTTTTAATGGCAGCGATTCAAATAGACACAGTGAGAACACAGAAAAAGACGATCCTGGTTTCCTGAGAAGGAATTCCAGCAGGCGAAAACAGACTCCTAGTCCCCTATCTTACTTTGATAATAAGACTTCCAAATCTGTACAAGAACCCGCGAAAATAGATAACACGTCTACAGCAACAGCTAATGGAGGCCTCTCCACAAAAGATGAGTCCGTCACACCGAAGCTTGAAGCTGATGTGAAACCGCCAAGCTCCCGTTACAGAGGAGGGGATGCATTCGGAGCTGATCCTTTTACTCTAGCCTCCTCACAGCCCCTCTCTGTTGTTACAGAGGAACCAGCGTCTCAGGCAGGAGGGGTGTCTCGGGGAAAGGCACCAGTGAAAGCGTGGGTCTCACCCTCTGAGGTTCAGTCTGTCAATGCCCAGAATAGCAATGGAGGTGGGCTAGCCTTATCTGCACGCAG ACCTCATCCTGTGAAGCCCATGAGCTCAGCTGAGAAGAATGCCTTCAGCAGCTCCACTGTCAAAGAGATAAAGGACAGCACACCAGGGACAATTCAG GTGGGAGACGCTGTACAAAGCGGACCTTACACCCAGCTGACACAGGAGGAGTTGATCACACTGGTGGTGAAGCAGCAGACCGACCTGTCCAGAAAGGACGCTAAGATCGTCGAGCTGGAGGAGTACATAGACAACCTGCTGGTCCGTGTCATAGACGAGAAACCCACAATCCTGCAGTCTCTCAATGCaaagccagtgtaa